Proteins encoded in a region of the Anopheles aquasalis chromosome 2, idAnoAquaMG_Q_19, whole genome shotgun sequence genome:
- the LOC126581363 gene encoding uncharacterized protein LOC126581363 — protein sequence MKTFLLGFCFVLASVNVAQALKCLDSTEVILPSDGDKPKDNEKPLEYTECGFLNAGKSAAALLVLKPSTSVPPSTDYKCYHLRIEESDSKKATIIKGCIYKAQNVCDGKFKLDTVREVFCSQCDQDECNAAGRFISQWKTLSLTLFAIAFYFFK from the exons ATGAAAACGTTTCTGCTCGGTTTCTGCTTTGTGCTGGCTAGTGTCAATG TGGCTCAAGCCTTAAAATGCTTGGACTCAACGGAAGTGATCCTTCCATCCGACGGTGACAAACCAAAGGATAACGAGAAGCCCCTGGAGTACACGGAGTGCGGTTTCCTGAATGCTGGCAAATCTGCCGCCGCCCTTCTGGTGCTGAAACCAAGCACTTCTGTGCCCCCGTCGACCGACTACAAATGCTACCATCTGCGCATCGAGGAATCGGACTCGAAGaaagcaaccatcatcaaggGTTGCATCTACAAGGCCCAGAACGTGTGCGATGGCAAGTTCAAGCTGGACACGGTGCGTGAAGTGTTCTGCAGCCAGTGCGACCAGGATGAATGCAATGCAGCCGGTCGATTCATCTCGCAGTGGAAAACTCTTTCCCTCACCCTCTTCGCCATCGCATTCTACTTCTTCAAGTAG
- the LOC126571909 gene encoding uncharacterized protein LOC126571909, translating into MAYFSLMYIITLISDVFVIGLLMCYSVVGAINRILKFLTNYGPKDGPVVNVNAALLHLYMLHCQAARIAKQFSVIMDLIVLQLCAWYFFMVVYTIYYVYVVLLDKLNNGFIFYDAREYLNPLVYMSIQCSQLYFLIIIPTICSERVKKVLPLLKRITKHHSEHHVDRLIEILTIDHLERDFVITNNDLYSINRGLLYGMITTIGSYVILLVQFHVQRGG; encoded by the exons ATGGCGTATTTCAGTTTGATGTACATAATCACGCTGATTAGCGACGTGTTTGTGATAGGCTTACTAATGTGTTACTCGGTGGTAGGTGCGATAAATCGAATTCTAAAGTTTTTGACAAATTACGGTCCTAAAGATGGGCCCGTTGTAAACGTGAATGCTGCCCTGTTACATTTGTACATGCTTCATTGCCAAGCAGCACGAATAGCTAAGCAATTTTCGGTCATAATGGACCTGATAGTGCTACAACTATGCGCTTGGTACTTTTTCATGGTTGTGTACACG aTTTATTACGTTTACGTTGTGTTGCTGGATAAATTAAATAACGGATTCATTTTCTACGACGCACGGGAATACCTGAATCCACTGGTATACATGTCTATTCAATGTAGTCAGCTCTACTTTCTGATTATTATTCCGACTATCTGCTCGGAGCGGGTGAAGAAAGTGTTGCCACTGTTGAAGCGCATTACTAAGCATCATTCGGAACATCATGTGGATCGACTG ATAGAGATTCTCACAATTGATCATCTGGAAAGAGACTTTGTTATTACCAATAACGATCTGTACAGTATCAATCGGGGCCTGCTGTACGGA ATGATTACTACAATAGGTAGCTACGTGATTCTTTTGGTTCAGTTCCACGTGCAACGGGGAGGATGA
- the LOC126571916 gene encoding uncharacterized protein LOC126571916, whose translation MGPSPERLFLSFLYYFNSILGINPYVFDRHEGLRFRTSTLKRYWSFAIGNLTGILVLFSFYIVLVNMLSTEPTLQYNRAMNICFVLVGAQISNLVLLLLLFVARCYGAINAQLETAIYQLVPFETDCSFWEKRRVLRQQICCDVSDRLDDLLVLHQSLTDLVHQVFQILQMPILLIALNQFVVIVSRSRRAGAILNAFINASIDRRTEQSIERFSLALMNTKSKLRVAGLFELDLEFLYSLATTTTSYLIVLIQFQLKD comes from the exons ATGGGCCCAAGTCCGGAGCGTCTGTTTCTCTCCTTTCTATACTACTTCAATTCAATCTTAGGAATAAACCCGTACGTCTTCGATCGCCATGAGGGGCTCAGGTTCCGTACTAGTACACTTAAACGCTATTGGTCCTTTGCTATCGGTAACCTGACGGGCATACTGGTCCTGTTCAGTTTTTACATCGTTCTTG TTAACATGCTAAGCACTGAACCAACCTTACAATACAATCGTGCGATGAACATCTGCTTCGTGCTTGTGGGGGCACAAATCTCAAATCTCGTTCTATTGCTACTGCTTTTCGTTGCACGATGTTACGGTGCTATCAATGCGCAACTAGAAACCGCAATTTATCAGCTGGTACCATTTGAAACCGATTGCTCGTTCTGGGAAAAACGCAGGGTGCTACGGCAGCAGATATGTTGCGACGTTAGTGATAGACTAGACGATCTTCTGGTGCTGCATCAAAGTTTAACGGATCTCGTTCACCAGGTTTTCCAAATCCTACAAATGCCAATTCTGCTCATCGCCCTGAACCAATTCGTCGTAATAGTATCTCGG TCTCGCCGAGCAGGAGCCATATTGAATGCCTTCATAAAtgcttcaatcgatcgacgcaCCGAGCAGAGCATCGAGCGCTTCAGTCTGGCATTAATGAACACTAAATCCAAGCTTCGTGTGGCCGGTTTATTCGAACTTGATCTAGAGTTTCTGTATTCG CTGGCAACGACCACTACATCCTACCTAATCGTGTTAATACAGTTCCAGTTGAAAGATTAG
- the LOC126581365 gene encoding uncharacterized protein LOC126581365 produces MNRSKILFSILLALCTVQTVLSLSCFSCDHLDDDDVCEENFIECDAATAASGMLRVAAFKPSIQMIQSTNFRCFHLLIEESADRQYRSMGCSYDSVDVCQGEPRIGRQVECRWCNDRDGCNSAGSFKASTLLIAGLALVGLVKRIL; encoded by the exons ATGAACCGTTCAAAGattctgttttcaattttgctaGCATTATGCACCGTTCAAACGG TGTTATCGTTATCGTGCTTCTCGTGTGACCAcctggacgatgacgacgtgtGTGAGGAAAACTTTATCGAATGTGATGCCGCGACTGCTGCCAGTGGCATGCTGCGGGTAGCCGCCTTCAAACCCTCAATCCAGATGATTCAGTCCACCAATTTTCGCTGCTTTCATCTGTTGATTGAGGAATCAGCCGACAGGCAGTACCGGTCGATGGGCTGTTCGTACGATAGTGTTGATGTGTGCCAGGGAGAACCGCGCATCGGTAGACAGGTTGAATGCAGATGGTGTAATGATCGCGATGGATGCAATTCTGCCGGCAGTTTCAAGGCCAGTACATTGCTCATAGCAGGACTTGCGCTAGTCGGCCTGGTGAAAAGAATACTGTAG
- the LOC126571910 gene encoding uncharacterized protein LOC126571910, with protein MSVAEKCYFKILMGCGLLPFRLHTPTARFVESKRHYWFSIACAVLFSIIVPFFYWAAINSVTHPQTPINSMMIVLQFLFMYIVIMLTRIEAILHHRQLRELLNALLELRAKVSRMSRKGQIALRGASVKLWLKLVLVDVGLMMVSAAFFNDFNDDGFQWWYMIAGCINLGLMSIMNMTINLLLVALYSGEQIYETINRNSDDRQGHRDKMGVEAYQWYLVHTATASVVERIVKNVNKPLFVLNIFYFFIIVFSIFYLFTSIVQDMRTGSEFNMVNPIAFFLSEAFQVYYIVSASSAYSERARQIVPILGTYNVGLIETTDEHTTELLIIDYLSRDYSISVAGMYTVDYTMLFSIVSSTTSFMIILVQSYLQE; from the exons ATGTCCGTAGCGGAAAAGTGTTACTTCAAAATACTGATGGGTTGTGGTCTGCTCCCGTTTCGCTTACACACGCCGACGGCACGATTCGTCGAAAGTAAGCGACACTACTGGTTCAGCATAGCTTGTGCCGTTCTGTTTAGCATTATTGTTCCATTCTTCTACTGGGCGGCAATCAACAGCGTCACGCATCCGCAAACGCCCATCAACAGTATGATGATCGTACTGCAGTTTCTGTTCATGTACATCGTGATCATGCTGACCCGCATCGAAGCGATACTACACCACAGACAGTTGCGCGAGTTGCTCAATGCTTTACTGGAATTACGAGCGAAGGTTTCACGGATGTCCAGAAAAGGACAGATTGCTTTGCGAGGCGCGTCGGTGAAACTGTGGTTAAAGCTCGTCCTGGTGGATGTGGGATTAATGATGGTCTCTGCAGCctttttcaatgattttaaCGATGATGGATTCCAATGGTGGTACATGATCGCTGGTTGCATAAATTTGGGCCTGATGAGCATAATGAATATGACCATCAACCTTCTGCTGGTTGCGCTGTACAGTGGGGAGCAAATTTACGAAACCATCAACAGAAACTCCGACGATAGGCAAGGGCACAGAGATAAAATGGGGGTTGAGGCGTATCAATGGTATCTCGTGCACACTGCGACCGCTAGTGTGGTCGAACGGATCGTGAAAAACGTGAACAAACCCCTCTTTGTGCTGaatattttttactttttcatcATCGTTTTTTCG atcttttatttatttaccaGCATCGTTCAGGATATGCGAACGGGCTCAGAGTTTAACATGGTCAATCCGATAGCATTCTTTCTCAGTGAGGCATTCCAGGTATACTACATTGTGAGTGCGTCATCCGCGTATTCGGAGCGAGCTCGTCAAATTGTGCCCATTCTTGGCACCTACAACGTGGGGTTGATAGAAACAACCGACGAACATACG ACTGAGCTTCTCATCATTGACTATCTCAGTCGCGATTATAGTATTAGCGTTGCCGGCATGTATACAGTGGACTACACGATGCTGTTCTCT ATTGTCTCCAGCACGACAAGCTTCATGATCATATTAGTGCAGTCCTATCTGCAAGAATGA
- the LOC126571917 gene encoding putative gustatory receptor 28b, which yields MSYDFAAKLLFAYALHAAQAKRMILNSTVITPQAYLIRNWQEIFHQHELITLTLKSVIKMVGIPIVCSILFHFTIIISEVFYTYTSFVQDLRNGEEIILSKYFSCLLFALFEAIQFYYIVAACADVTEQAEKTGTLLNEFLQTDIGSSVERSIELFSIELLHQDFKINNLGLYNIDFTLMFAMIATNTSYLIMLVQFQLAEN from the exons ATGTCGTACGATTTCGCAGCTAAACTACTGTTCGCTTACGCCCTCCATGCCGCTCAAGCG AAACGTATGATCCTCAACAGTACCGTAATCACACCACAAGCGTATCTAATCAGAAATTGGCAAGAAATATTCCATCAACATGAACTTATTACTCTAACACTCAAGAGCGTCATTAAAATGGTTGGCATACCAATAGTGTGTTCCatacttttccattttactaTCATCATCTCTGAG GTTTTCTATACGTACACCTCCTTCGTTCAAGATCTGAGGAATGGGGAAGAAATCATATTATCAAAGTATTTCAGCTGCTTACTGTTTGCGCTTTTTGAGGCCATTCAATTTTACTACATCGTAGCGGCTTGTGCCGACGTTACCGAGCAG GCCGAGAAAACAGGAACACTTCTGAATGAGTTCCTGCAAACCGACATCGGATCCAGTGTGGAACGAAGC ATAGAGCTATTTAGCATCGAATTGTTACACCAGGACTTCAAGATCAACAACCTAGGTCTATACAATATTGATTTCACCTTGATGTTTGCG ATGATTGCAACCAACACTAGCTACCTTATAATGCTGGTACAATTCCAGCTGGCCGAGAACTAA